Sequence from the Longimicrobium sp. genome:
GTGCCGCGCATGGAGTTCACCCCGGCCGCCGTGGACGGGAAGACGGTGGACGTGTGGGTGACGCTGCCGCTGACGGTCGTCGCGCCCGACCCGCCGCGCTACAGCCGCCCCTGACGACCGCCGGCGCCCTCGCAAGGGATTTGCGTCGGCGCCCGGCGTGAGCCGCCCGCGCCCCTCCGCCTCCGCGCCCGCCGAGCGCGACCCGCACCTGCGCCTGCCGCCGCCCCTGCGCGCGGCGCGCGTGGCCGAGGTCGCGTTCATCGTGCTGACCTCGTACTTCGCCCTCTCGCTGCCCATGGGCGGCAGCGAGGCCGAGCGGATGATCCAGGCCCGCCTGGTGTTCGAGGCGCTGGCCGCGCTGGTGGTGCTGGTGATGCTCCCGCGCCGCCCGGCCCCGATCCGCACCGCCGCGATGGTGCTGGCCGTGTTCGTCCTGGTGGGGTGCGTCCCCGGGCTGGTGGTGGCGGCGGGCGCGCTGGGGGGCGGCACCACCTCGTACGCGCTCGGCTTCCTCCTCTCCTTCGCCGCCTGCGCGAGCCAACTGGTGGTGCTGGCCTGCTGCGCCTCGGTCCGCCGCGAGCGGCTCGCCGCTTGAGCACCAGGGGATAGGGAATCAGGGGACAGGGGACAGCCAGCACCGATTTCCGTTCCACGCTGAGCCCGCGAACTACCTCTCCCGAAGTCAGCCGCGCGGGTCGGCGTACTTCGCACCTCGCACCGCCGTCCGGGCCTTGCGGCGCTCCGGCCGCGGCGGCATCGTGGGCGTATGGACGACCCACGGGAGCTGCTCGCCGCGGGGGAGCGCATCCTCGCCGGCGCATTGGGAGGAGGCGTGCGCTTGGGCGCGCCGGAGCGGCTGGGCGGCACGCGGCGGCGCTCGGGCGTCTGGCGCGTCCCGCTGGCCGGGGGGCCGTCCGGCGCGCCGGAGAGCGTGGTCCTCAAACGCGCCACGGGCGACGACGGGCCGGCGTTCGACTCCGACGGCGGCGATGAGCCGGAGTCTCCCGTGTCGCGCTTCTTCGCCGAGTGGGCGGGCTACCTCTTCCTGGGCACCGTGGCCGGCGGCGCGATGGCGCCCCGCCTCTACGGCGTGGACCGCGCGCTGGGGGTGCTGGCGCTGGAGGACCTGGGCGAGGGCGAGTGCCTGGCGGACCGGCTGACCGGCGCGGACCCGCACGCCGCCGAGCGCGCCCTGCTGGCGTACGCCGCGGCGCTCGGGCGGCTGCACGCCGCCACTGCCGGCCGCCGGGCGGAGCTCGACACCGTCCGGGAGCGGATCGGCGCGCGCGGGGAGACGGACGCGGAGCGCGAGACGCGGCCCGGCGTCTGGCGGCGGGAGTGCGTGGCGCCGTTCCTGGCCGCGTGCGAGTCGCTGGGCGTCGGCGCCGCGCCGGGCGTGGAGCGCGAGGCCGACGCCGTGGCGGCGATGGTGGAGCGCCCCGGCGCGCTGGAGGCGTTCACCCCCGGCGACACCTGCCCCGACAACCACCGCCTGGAGGGCGGCGGGGTGCGCTTCTTCGATTTCGAGTTCTGCGGCTTCCGCCACGCGCTGCTCGACGCGGCGTACTTCCGCTCGCCCTTCCCCTCCTGCTGGTGCGTCCACCGCCTCCCGGAGGGCGTGCCGGCGCGGATGGAGGCCGCGTACCGCGCCGAGCTGGCTCCCGCCCGCCCGGAGGTGGCCGACGATGCGGCGTTCAGGGCGGCGATGGCGCGCGCCTCGGCCTACTGGCTGCTGTGGACGCTCGGCCTGGCGCCGGACCACGGGCTGGACCTGGCGGGCGCGCTCGCCCAGGACCGGCCGTGGGGGCCGGCCTCGGTGCGCCAGCGGCACCTGCTGCGGCTGGAGACCTTCGCGGCCCACGCCGACGCGCGCGGCACCCTCCCCGCGCTGGCGGAGACAGCCGCCGCGCTGGCCGGCCGCCTGCGCGCGCTCTGGCCCGATGCGAGCATGCCGCTCTACCCGCCCTTCCGTGCCGCCGCGGAAGCCGCCGACGCACGCGCTCCCGTCCGCTGCGCATGACCGACCTCTCCGCCGCGTCCGCCGCCCCCGCCGGCCGCCCGCGGCTCGCCTGGCAGCTCCGCGCCGCCCGGATCGGAGAGGCGCTCTTCCTCCCCGCGGGGCTGCTGATGTGGATGGCCCAGCCGCTGGACCAGCCCGCGGCGCTCCTGGCGGTCGGGCTGCAGCTCGCCGTGGCTGCGGCGGCGCTGGTGGGGCTCGGGCGCCGCTCGCGCCTGGCCTGGGGCGCCGCCCTGCTGCTGGCCGCGTTCTTCGTCCAGAAGATCCTGGCGCGCGGCCACGTGCTGCTGGAGCAGGCGCTGGCCACCGGGAGCCGCGAGCACCAGATCGGGCTGGCGCTGGCGGCGTGGGTGCTCGCCACGCAGCTGGTGGTGCTGGTGAGCTGCCTGGCCATGCTCCCCGGCCGCCACGGCGACCTGCGCTGAGCGAGATGGCGGACGCCGAGTGGGGGGCGTTCCTCCTGCGCGCGCTGCGGATCGCGGTGCTGGCGTACGCGGTGCTCGCGCTGGGGGCGTGGCTCCTGGCCGACCGGCTGATGTTCCAGCCGCAGGCGCCCGGCTACCGCGACTCGCCCGGGGTGGTCCGCATCCCGGTGGGGCGCGACACCCTCGCCGCGTTCTGGCTCCCCGACCCGTCCGCCCGCTACACCGTGCTCTTCAGCCACGGCAACGCCGAGGACATCGGCGACGACCTGCCGTTCCTGGAGGAGATGCGCGGCGCCGGCTTCTCCGTCTTCGCCTACGACTACCGCGGCTACGGGCTCAGCACCGGCCGCCCGGGCGAGCGCCGCGCCTACCGCGACGGCGCCGCGGCGCTCGCCTGGCTCACCGGCCGGCTGGGCGTGCCCGTGGACCGCGTGATCGTGCACGGGCGCTCGCTGGGCGGCGGGGTGGCCACGGCGCTGGCCGCGCGCGAGCCGGTGGCGGGGCTGGTGCTGGAAAGCACCTTCACCAGCGTCTTCGCCGTCGCCCCGGGGGTGCGCCTCTTCCCCTTCGACCGCTTCCGCAACGAGGCGCGGCTGAAGCGCGTGCGCTGCCCCGTGCTGGTGGTCCACGGCACGGAGGACGAGGTGGTGCGCTTCTCCCACGGCGAGCGCCTGTTCGCGGCGGCGCCGGGACGCAAGCGGAAGCTCTGGGTCGACGGCGCCGGGCACAACGACCTGGTCCCCGTCGCCCGCGAGCGCTACTGGGAGGCGCTGCGGGACTTCGCGCGCTCGCTGGAAGCCCCCCCGGCGCCGTAGGGAGGCCCCCTCCCCCGCGCGGCCCCTCGGCTGCTCGTTCCTTGCAGCCGGAGGGCGCGCTCCCCCCCGCTGCGCGGTAGGGGGGAAACACCCCGGCGCTTCGCGCGACGAAATCCGGATTCGGGAGAACGGGGTTGCAGTTGAAGCCTCGCGGGGTTTGCGAGGCTTTCTGCCGTTGTCGCCGCGGCTTCAGCCGCCCGCAACCCCCCTCGTGCCGCGCCCTTTCCGATCGGCGGCGAGACAGGTTATGTTTCTGGCCCGCAACCGGTTCCGTCCCCGACGCGCACCATCACCTCCCCCCCGAATTCCCCGACGATGAAGAAGCGCGGCTTTCTCACCCCGTTCGTCTTCCTGGCGCTGCTGTTCGGCGCGGTGTGGCTCTACTTCACGCCGTACCTGGCGCTCCAGCGGCTCCAGGACGCCGCCGAGGCGGGCGACGTGGAGACCATGAACGAGCTGGTCGACTTCCCCGCGCTGCGCCAGAGCGTGAAGACGGGCGTGAGCACCGCCGTGGCGCGCGGGATCGGCGACGAGGGCAACCCGCTGGCCCGGGTGGGCGGGATGCTCGCCGGCACGCTGGCCGCGCCGCTGGTGAACACCTTCGTCTCGCCCGAGGGGATCGCCGCGCTCACCCAGGGCCGCCGTCCCGACCAGGGCGGCCGGTCCGGCGACGGGGACGACGACCGGGTGAAGGTGGAGGGGATCGACGTGGAGCGCGGTTACGAGAGCATGGACCGCTTCGTGGTGCGCTTCGTCGACGAGGAGAGCGGGAAGGAGCGCGTCTCCCTGGTGATGCGCCGCGAGGGGATCGCCGGCTGGAAGCTCTCGGGCGTGCGCCTGCCGGAGGAGGAGAAGGAGTGACGCCGCGACGCATCCGGTCCCTGTCGACGGCACTCTCTCCGGTTTCGAAGAAGGCCCTCTCCGCCGCGCTGCTGGCCGCCGCCCTCGCCGTGGGCGCGAGCTCCGCCGGCCTCGCCCAGTCCGGCGGGCCGCGGCCGTGCGCGTACGAGCACGGCACCGCGCTGACGCACCTCCCGGACGGCCGCACGCTCGCCGAGGCGTGGGAGGCCGCCCGCACCGGGCCGCTCCCCGACCCGCGCCCCGACGAGCTCGTGATGCTCCCCCTGGTGCCCGGCGCTTCCGAGCCGGAGGCGGTGAACGGGATGCGGGTCGCCACCATGCTCGCGAGGAACTATCCGCCGGAGCTGCGCGATGCGGGCATCACCGGGACCACCGTCCTGCTGGTGTGGATCGGCGCCGACGGCCGGGTCGCCGAGGTGCGCGTGGTGCGCCCCGCGTCCGACCTGCGCTTCGACGAGGCGGCGGTGCGGGTCATACGCTTCCTGCGCTTCCGCCCGTCGCGCGTGGGGGACTGCGCGGTGGCGGGCTTCCACGTGGTGCCGGTTTCGTTCCTGCTGTCCTAGCCTTCCCGCATCCGGCGACCCCCGCCGCGGGACACGCCCCCGCCGACACCGGCCTTGCCCAGCGGCGACCGGGGATGCGACCATGTCAGGACTATATCTGTGCGGAAACCGCGTGGACGTCCGATCCCGCTACCTGATTCCCTGCCAGCCATGAAGAGGATTCCGCCTCTGCGGTCCTGCTCGCGGCCGCGCTCCCCGCGTGCGCCGCGCCGGTCCCCGCCCGGCCCCGGCCCCCGAGGCGGCGCCCTGCGTCTACCCGCACGGCACCGCGCTGACGCACCTGCCGACGGGAGCAGCGTGGCCGAGGCGTTCGCCGCCGCCGCGGAGCACGCGGCGCAGAGCGCGGGGGGACGCACGGTGTACGGGGTGGCCGGCGCGTCGGAGCCGGAGCTGGCCAACCAGCGCCAGGTGGCGCGGAGCATCGCCCACCACTGCCCGCGCCGGCTGGTCAGGAAGAAGAAGGAGGGCGTCGTCTCGCTCTTCGTGCTGATCGGCGCGGACGGCAGGGCCGCGGACGTGCTGGTCCTGCGCCCCGCGGGCGAGCCGGAGCTCGACGCGGCGGCGGTGCAGGTGGTGCCGGAGATGCGCTTCCACCCCTCCCGCGCGGGCGGGTGCGCGGTCCCCGCCTTCGCCGAGATCGCCGTGACGTTCACCCTGGACGGCTACTACTTCATCCGCGTCGTCCCGTAGGCGGGGCGTGGCACCCGCCGCCCGGGGGCGCTATCTTCGGCAGCATGGTCTCCCTCTTCGACATCCTGGGGCCCACCATGGTCGGCCCGTCTTCCTCGCACACCGCGGGCGCGTGCCGGCTGGGGCTGATGACGCGCGCCATCGCCGGGGGCACCCCCGAGCGCGCCGTGATCCGCCTGCACGGCTCCTTCGCCGCCACCGGCGAGGGGCACGGCACCCACCGCGCCATCGTGGGCGGGCTGATCGGGCTGCAGCCCGACGACCTGCGCCTGCGCGAGGCGTACGAGGAGGCCAGCGCCGCCGGCCTGCAGTGGGAGTTCCAGGAGGTGGACCTGGGCGAGGAGGCGCACCCCAACACCGCCATCATCAGCGCCGAGCTGGGGGGCGAGAGCACGGAGGTGCGCGGCGCCTCGGTGGGCGGCGGGCGCATCGAGGTGAGCGAGGTGGACGGCTTCGCGGTGGCGCTCAGCGGCGCCTACCACACGCTGGTGCTGGTGGCGCACGACGAGCCGGGGACGATCGCGGCGGTGGCCACGGTGCTCTCCGGGCACCACGTGAACCTGGCCACCATGCGGGTGGACCGCACCGGCCGCCACCAGGACGCGCTGATGACCATCGAGGCCGACGAGCCGATCTCCGACGCCGCGCTGGGGGCCATCCGCTCCTTCCCCTGGATGCGCTGGGCGCGGGCGATCCCGAAAATTGCGTAACCTCGAGGGGAGAGGGGACAGGGGACAGGGAACAGCAAGCAAACCCCTGTCCCAGCGCCGGAATCCGCCGGCTGTCCCCTGTACCCTGTTCCCTGTACCCTCGCAGTGCACAAGTCCATCGAGTCGCTGATCCGGGATGCGGAGGAGAGCGGGAGGCCGCTGCCGCGGGTGGTGCTGGAGACGGAGGCCGCCGAGACCGGGGTGCCGCCCGGGCAGATCCGCGAGCGCGTCGCCCGCACCGTGCGGGTGATGCGCGGCGCCATCGACGA
This genomic interval carries:
- a CDS encoding alpha/beta hydrolase is translated as MADAEWGAFLLRALRIAVLAYAVLALGAWLLADRLMFQPQAPGYRDSPGVVRIPVGRDTLAAFWLPDPSARYTVLFSHGNAEDIGDDLPFLEEMRGAGFSVFAYDYRGYGLSTGRPGERRAYRDGAAALAWLTGRLGVPVDRVIVHGRSLGGGVATALAAREPVAGLVLESTFTSVFAVAPGVRLFPFDRFRNEARLKRVRCPVLVVHGTEDEVVRFSHGERLFAAAPGRKRKLWVDGAGHNDLVPVARERYWEALRDFARSLEAPPAP
- a CDS encoding DUF2939 domain-containing protein, with amino-acid sequence MKKRGFLTPFVFLALLFGAVWLYFTPYLALQRLQDAAEAGDVETMNELVDFPALRQSVKTGVSTAVARGIGDEGNPLARVGGMLAGTLAAPLVNTFVSPEGIAALTQGRRPDQGGRSGDGDDDRVKVEGIDVERGYESMDRFVVRFVDEESGKERVSLVMRREGIAGWKLSGVRLPEEEKE
- a CDS encoding energy transducer TonB; its protein translation is MTPRRIRSLSTALSPVSKKALSAALLAAALAVGASSAGLAQSGGPRPCAYEHGTALTHLPDGRTLAEAWEAARTGPLPDPRPDELVMLPLVPGASEPEAVNGMRVATMLARNYPPELRDAGITGTTVLLVWIGADGRVAEVRVVRPASDLRFDEAAVRVIRFLRFRPSRVGDCAVAGFHVVPVSFLLS
- a CDS encoding energy transducer TonB — encoded protein: MAEAFAAAAEHAAQSAGGRTVYGVAGASEPELANQRQVARSIAHHCPRRLVRKKKEGVVSLFVLIGADGRAADVLVLRPAGEPELDAAAVQVVPEMRFHPSRAGGCAVPAFAEIAVTFTLDGYYFIRVVP
- the sdaAB gene encoding L-serine ammonia-lyase, iron-sulfur-dependent subunit beta; its protein translation is MVSLFDILGPTMVGPSSSHTAGACRLGLMTRAIAGGTPERAVIRLHGSFAATGEGHGTHRAIVGGLIGLQPDDLRLREAYEEASAAGLQWEFQEVDLGEEAHPNTAIISAELGGESTEVRGASVGGGRIEVSEVDGFAVALSGAYHTLVLVAHDEPGTIAAVATVLSGHHVNLATMRVDRTGRHQDALMTIEADEPISDAALGAIRSFPWMRWARAIPKIA